A single genomic interval of Cucumis sativus cultivar 9930 chromosome 7, Cucumber_9930_V3, whole genome shotgun sequence harbors:
- the LOC101217132 gene encoding G-type lectin S-receptor-like serine/threonine-protein kinase At2g19130: protein MESRDALWWFIFYVFFLIFFQPSVAIDTISLNDSISGDKTIVSSKENFKLGFFTPGKSSSKYYIGIWYNKISVKTVVWVANRDTPISDPSKSVLKFQNGNLVLLNGSNFPVWSTNVSSKPPFGSLQATIQDDGNFVLKDGSITNSSKPLWQSFDFPTDTWLPGSKLGRNEITKQTQHLTSWKNPDDPGSGHFSLELDPNGTNAYFIMWNRTKQYWSSGPWVANMFSLVPEMRLNYIYNFSFVKTDTESYFTYSMYNSSVISRFVMDVSGQAKQFTWLESSKNWNLFWGQPRQQCEVYALCGAFGRCTENTSPICSCVDGFEPNSNLEWDLKEYSGGCRRKTKLKCENPVSNGGRDRFLLMSSMKLPDLSEFVPVGNGGDCESLCLNKCSCVAYSYQNGQCETWSGDLLDLRQLSQTDPSARPLYLKLAASEFSSRKRNTGMIIGVAVGAAVGLVIVLAVLAFILLRRRRIVGKGKTVEGSLVAFEYRDLLNATKNFSHKLGGGGFGSVFKGSLSDSTIVAVKKLESVSQGEKQFRTEVSTIGTIQHVNLIRLRGFCSDGSKKLLVYDYMPNGSLDSHIFHNQNPNNVLEWKTRYQIALGTARGLAYLHEKCRECIVHCDIKPENILLDDQFCPKVADFGLAKLFGREFSRVLTTMRGTRGYLAPEWISGVAITAKADVFSYGMMLFELVSGRRNSEQSEDGTIKFFPSLVAKVMTEEGDILGLLDPKLQENADVKEVTKVCRVACWCIQDEEVQRPSMSNIVQILEDVLEVNKPPMPRSLLAFSDSQEHLVFFTESSSSSSSNQNSKTNSWTPSSQTKSSTSTTPS from the coding sequence ATGGAAAGCAGAGATGCTTTGTGGTGGTTCATATTTTATGTCTTCTTCCTCATCTTTTTCCAACCATCCGTGGCAATAGATACCATCTCATTAAATGATTCCATCTCTGGAGACAAAACCATTGTTTCttctaaagaaaatttcaaacttgGTTTCTTCACTCCAGGTAAATCTTCATCCAAGTATTACATAGGTATTtggtataataaaatttctgTAAAAACAGTAGTTTGGGTTGCTAATAGAGATACACCCATTTCAGATCCTTCAAAATCTgtcttgaaatttcaaaatggcAACTTAGTACTCTTAAATGGCTCTAATTTCCCTGTTTGGTCCACTAATGTAAGTTCTAAACCACCCTTTGGATCTTTACAAGCTACCATTCAGGATGATGGGAATTTTGTATTGAAAGATGGGTCTATTACTAATTCATCAAAACCCTTATggcaaagttttgattttcCCACTGATACTTGGCTTCCTGGAAGTAAGCttggaagaaatgaaattactAAACAAACCCAACATTTAACTTCGTGGAAGAACCCTGATGATCCTGGATCTGGTCATTTCTCTCTTGAATTAGATCCTAATGGAACCAATGCTTATTTCATTATGTGGAATAGAACTAAACAGTATTGGAGTAGTGGGCCTTGGGTGGCTAATATGTTTAGTTTGGTTCCTGAGATGAggcttaattatatatataatttcagcTTTGTGAAAACTGATACTGAAAGCTATTTCACTTATTCAATGTATAACTCTTCAGTTATATCAAGGTTTGTGATGGATGTGTCAGGACAGGCTAAGCAATTCACTTGGTTGGAGAGTTCTAAGAATTGGAATTTGTTTTGGGGTCAACCAAGGCAACAATGTGAAGTTTATGCTCTTTGTGGAGCATTTGGGCGTTGTACTGAGAATACCTCTCCTATTTGTAGTTGTGTTGACGGTTTTGAGCCAAACTCTAATCTTGAATGGGATTTGAAAGAGTACTCCGGTGGGTGCCGACGAAAAACGAAATTGAAATGCGAGAATCCAGTTTCGAATGGCGGTAGGGATAGATTTTTGTTGATGTCTTCTATGAAATTGCCTGATCTTTCAGAGTTTGTGCCAGTTGGAAATGGTGGAGATTGTGAATCattatgtttaaataaatgttcTTGTGTTGCTTACTCTTATCAGAATGGTCAGTGTGAAACTTGGAGTGGAGATCTCTTGGATTTACGGCAACTGTCACAAACCGATCCGAGTGCGAGACCGTTGTATCTTAAGCTCGCAGCTTCTGAATTCTCAAGTAGGAAGAGGAATACAGGAATGATTATTGGTGTTGCTGTTGGCGCAGCTGTTGGTTTAGTAATTGTGTTGGCTGTTTTagcttttattcttttgagaaggagaagaattgtaggaaaaggaaaaacagtGGAGGGTTCATTAGTGGCTTTTGAGTATAGAGATTTGCTAAATGCAACAAAGAACTTCTCACATAAACTTGGAGGAGGAGGGTTTGGTTCTGTCTTTAAAGGGTCTTTGTCCGATTCCACGATCGTGGCGGTGAAGAAACTCGAGAGTGTTAGCCAAGGAGAGAAGCAATTCAGGACAGAAGTCAGCACAATTGGGACAATACAACATGTTAACTTGATTCGACTTCGAGGATTTTGTTCTGATGGTAGTAAAAAACTGTTGGTCTATGATTACATGCCAAATGGTTCATTAGATTCTCATATTTTCCACAACCAGAATCCTAATAATGTCTTGGAATGGAAAACAAGATACCAAATTGCTCTTGGGACTGCAAGAGGGTTGGCTTATCTGCACGAGAAGTGTCGTGAATGCATCGTACACTGCGACATCAAGCCCGAAAACATACTCTTGGATGATCAATTTTGTCCTAAAGTAGCTGACTTTGGCTTGGCCAAGCTGTTTGGACGAGAGTTCAGCAGAGTCCTAACAACCATGAGAGGCACACGAGGCTATCTAGCGCCAGAATGGATTTCAGGGGTGGCAATAACAGCAAAAGCTGATGTTTTTAGCTACGGGATGATGCTTTTCGAGCTTGTATCGGGAAGACGAAACTCAGAGCAATCTGAAGATGgaacaatcaaattttttcCAAGTCTGGTAGCAAAAGTAATGACCGAAGAAGGTGATATCCTTGGTTTGTTGGACCCGAAACTACAAGAAAATGCTGATGTAAAAGAGGTAACAAAGGTTTGTAGAGTAGCGTGTTGGTGCATCCAAGATGAAGAAGTTCAAAGACCATCAATGAGTAATATTGTCCAAATTCTTGAAGATGTTTTGGAAGTTAACAAACCGCCAATGCCAAGATCTCTACTTGCGTTTAGCGACAGCCAAGAGCATCTAGTCTTCTTCACTGAATCCTCATCCTCATCatcttcaaaccaaaattcGAAGACCAACTCATGGACTCCCTCATCTCAGACCAAAAGCAGCACATCTACAACACCCTCCTAG